The following coding sequences lie in one Yamadazyma tenuis chromosome 3, complete sequence genomic window:
- the TMP1 gene encoding Thymidylate synthase (BUSCO:EOG09263RVR; EggNog:ENOG503NXI6; COG:F) produces MTVKANNAEQAYLDLCRRIINEGEHRPDRTGTGTKSLFAPPQLRFDLANDTFPLLTTKKVFTKGIIHELLWFIAGCTDGKKLSDLGVKIWEGNGSREYLDSLGLTQRREGDLGPVYGFQWRHFGATYTDCDADYTGQGIDQLQEIIKRLKTNPYDRRIIMSAWNPSDFSKMALPPCHVFCQFYVNFPQGGKPKLSCLMYQRSCDMGLGVPFNIASYALMTKMIAHVVDMDCGEFIHTMGDCHVYLDHVDALKEQMERTPRDFPKLVIKSDRKDEIKSIDDFRYEDFEITDYKPYPPIKMKMSV; encoded by the coding sequence ATGACAGTAAAGGCAAATAATGCTGAACAAGcgtacttggacttgtgTAGAAGGATTATAAACGAAGGTGAACACCGGCCAGATAGAACTGGTACCGGTACCAAGTCGCTTTTTGCTCCTCCACAATTGAGGTTCGATTTGGCTAACGATACTTTCCCATTGTTAACCACCAAGAAAGTATTCACAAAAGGTATCATCCACGAATTGTTATGGTTTATTGCCGGGTGCACTGATGGTAAGAAGTTGTCGGACTTGGGAGTCAAGATCTGGGAAGGAAACGGCTCAAGAGAATACTTGGACTCTTTAGGGTTGACTCAACGCAGAGAAGGTGATTTAGGACCCGTGTATGGTTTCCAGTGGAGACACTTTGGTGCCACATACACCGACTGTGATGCCGACTACACGGGCCAGGGGATTGACCAATTacaagaaatcatcaaacgGTTAAAAACCAATCCTTACGACAGAAGAATCATCATGTCTGCTTGGAATCCGTCCGATTTTAGTAAGATGGCCTTGCCTCCATGCCACGTCTTCTGCCAGTTTTACGTCAATTTCCCCCAAGGTGGCAAGCCCAAATTGTCGTGTTTGATGTACCAGCGCTCGTGTGACATGGGTTTGGGAGTTCCTTTCAATATCGCTTCTTATGCTCTCATGACCAAGATGATTGCACATGTGGTAGATATGGACTGTGGAGAGTTCATACACACCATGGGAGATTGTCACGTCTACCTCGATCATGTGGATGCTTTGAAGGAGCAGATGGAGAGGACTCCAAGAGACTTTCCCAAATTGGTGATTAAGTCGGACAGAAAAGATGAGATCAAATCGATAGATGACTTCAGGTACGAGGACTTTGAAATCACCGACTACAAGCCATATCCGCCTATtaagatgaagatgagtgTTTGA